In the Paenibacillus sp. FSL R7-0337 genome, CGCAACCGGTTATGGCGAGGGTCTGGTCAAGGCAGCGCTACGGATGGACGGCGGGGAAGTAGAGACGGTGGCCCACTACAAGGCAGCCTCCCGGTTCATGCCGGAGGTCGACTTCATCCTCGATATCGGCGGCCAGGACATGAAGTGCATCAAGATCCGCGGGGGAGCCATCGACAGCCTGATGCTTAATGAAGCCTGCTCGGCGGGCTGCGGCTCCTTCCTGGAGAGCTTCGCTTCCGCGCTGGAGCTTGGCATAGAGGAATTCGCCGCTGCTGCGCTCGAATCGAAGGGGCCGGTGAATCTCGGCTCGCGTTGTACCGTGTTCATGAATTCCAAGGTGAAGCAGGTCCAGAAGGAGGGGGCGACACTTGCTGATCTCTCGGCGGGGCTTGCTTATTCCGTGGTGAAGAATGCGCTGCAAAAGGTGATCAAGATCCGTAATCCTGAAGATCTGGGCCGGAATATCATTGTTCAGGGCGGGACCTTCTATAATGAGGCTGTCCTGCGGGCTTTTGAGCTGCTGACGGGAAGAACGGTAGTCAGACCCGATATCGCCGGTGTGATGGGTGCTTACGGCTGTGCGCTGATTGCCAGAGAACAAGCTGCGCTGGAAGGAATCAGCACAATTCTCGGACCGGAGGAGCTGGAGAGCTTCCAGTATTCCGTCGCTCCAGGCCGCTGCAGCCGCTGTGCCAACAACTGTGCGCTGACTATCAGCCGGTTCCCGGACAAGAGCTTCCATGTGACGGGGAACCGCTGTGAACGCGGCGCAGGCGGCAAGAAAGAGAAGAATACGCTGCCGAATCTGATGCAATATAAATATGAGCGGTTCTTCGCCTACGAGGGCCTGCCTGAGGTGGCGGCGATCCGGGGGACGGTTGGTCTTCCGCGCACCATGAATATGTTCGAGAATTACCCGTTCTGGCATACTTTTTTCACCTCGCTGCGCTACCGGACCGTGCTGTCTCCGAAGTCCAGTAAGAAGCTGTATGAGAGCGGAATGGATACCATTCCTTCGGAATCCATCTGCTATCCGGCCAAAATGGCTCACGGGCATGTGCAGCAGCTGATCGGCCAGGGCGTGGATTTCATCTTTTACCCGGCGGTGGTGTATGAGAAGAAGGAGGATGATGCGGCGCAGAATCACTTCAACTGCCCGGTGGTTGCCTCCTACCCCGAGGTGATCCGTAATAATATGGACGGCCTGAAGGAGCAGGGGGTTCCGCTGGTCAGCCCGTTCCTGACCTTCGACGATATTCCGGCGCTGACCCGGGTGCTGGCGCGAACCTTCGCCGAGGTGCCTAAGGAGGAGATTGCGGCTGCTGTCCAGGCGGGACTGGCGGAAGCGGAACAGGCGAAGAACGATGTGCGTACCAAGGGCGAGGAGACGCTGGTCTTCCTCACGGAGACAGGCACGAAGGGAATTCTGCTCTGCGGGCATCCGTATCATGCCGACCCTGAGATCAACCACGGGATTGCCGATATGATTACGGGTATGGGACTTGCGGTGCTGACCGAGGATTCGATCTGCCATCTGGACCACAGTGAAGGGGACGTTGGCGTAGTGAACCAGTGGACCTACCATGCACGGATGTACCGTGCAGCCCGGCTGGCGGCGGGAAGAAATGATCTGGAGCTGGTCCAGCTTACCTCCTTCGGCTGCGGGATCGATGCGATCACCTGCGATGCGGTTCAGGAGATTATGGAGCGTCACAACAAGGTCTACACGCTTATCAAAATCGATGAGATCAGCAATCTTGGAGCCGCGCGGATTCGCCTGCGTTCGCTCCAGGCCGCGATGCGTGAGCGCGAGAGAGGCGAGGTTAAGCCGCAGCTGCTCTACAAGCCGCAAGTCAATGTGCCGTTCACCAAAGAAATGAAGGATAGCTATACCATCCTTGCCCCGCAGATGTCACCGATTCATTTCGAGCTGTTCGAACGGGTCTTCCAGGATGCGGGCTACCGGCTGAAAATTCTGGAATCGACTGGTCCGCAGGAGACGGAGGAAGGCCTACGGTACGTCAACAATGATGCCTGTTATCCGGCGATTGTCACGATTGGGCAGATGCTGTCGGCACTGAAGAGCGGCGATTACGACCCGGACCGGACTGCTGTGATTATGTCGCAGACTGGAGGCGGATGCCGGGCGACCAACTATATCTCCCTGCTGCGCAAGGCGCTGAAGGATGCTGATCTGGGGCAGATCCCGGTCATCTCCCTGAATGCCTCCGGGATGGAGAACCAGCCGGGCTTCCGCATCAGCCTGAAGCTGGCGAACCGTCTGATCGCCGCAGCCTGCTACGGGGATCTGATGATGCGTCTCTTGCACCGCTTCAGACCGTATGAAGCAGT is a window encoding:
- a CDS encoding 2-hydroxyacyl-CoA dehydratase, with the translated sequence MKRLRIGLDVGSTTAKLVVMQRDIIIYQDYVRHFSDIKKAAVTLLSEVQQRFPGSEAALTVSGSSGLSLSKLGEIPFVQEVIACTGAISGRIPECDTAIELGGEDAKIIYLSGGIEQRMNTACAGGTGAFIDQMASLLQTDPAGLNALAVKHERIYPIASRCGVFAKSDVQPLLNEGARREDVAASIFQSIVNQTISGLACGRPIRGRVAFLGGPLTFLSALRDRFTETLGLKEDEVLFPEHSQYFVAIGSALAESDPVFLPLSGWIARIMAVDFSQDRAEDAELAPLFRAPEDLAQFRLRHSQATAPRSALAAYQGPVYLGIDTGSTTTKLVVTGAADEILHTFYGSNGGNPLQSVTDALKELYRILPSGCYIAGAYATGYGEGLVKAALRMDGGEVETVAHYKAASRFMPEVDFILDIGGQDMKCIKIRGGAIDSLMLNEACSAGCGSFLESFASALELGIEEFAAAALESKGPVNLGSRCTVFMNSKVKQVQKEGATLADLSAGLAYSVVKNALQKVIKIRNPEDLGRNIIVQGGTFYNEAVLRAFELLTGRTVVRPDIAGVMGAYGCALIAREQAALEGISTILGPEELESFQYSVAPGRCSRCANNCALTISRFPDKSFHVTGNRCERGAGGKKEKNTLPNLMQYKYERFFAYEGLPEVAAIRGTVGLPRTMNMFENYPFWHTFFTSLRYRTVLSPKSSKKLYESGMDTIPSESICYPAKMAHGHVQQLIGQGVDFIFYPAVVYEKKEDDAAQNHFNCPVVASYPEVIRNNMDGLKEQGVPLVSPFLTFDDIPALTRVLARTFAEVPKEEIAAAVQAGLAEAEQAKNDVRTKGEETLVFLTETGTKGILLCGHPYHADPEINHGIADMITGMGLAVLTEDSICHLDHSEGDVGVVNQWTYHARMYRAARLAAGRNDLELVQLTSFGCGIDAITCDAVQEIMERHNKVYTLIKIDEISNLGAARIRLRSLQAAMRERERGEVKPQLLYKPQVNVPFTKEMKDSYTILAPQMSPIHFELFERVFQDAGYRLKILESTGPQETEEGLRYVNNDACYPAIVTIGQMLSALKSGDYDPDRTAVIMSQTGGGCRATNYISLLRKALKDADLGQIPVISLNASGMENQPGFRISLKLANRLIAAACYGDLMMRLLHRFRPYEAVPGSAEALFREGMDRCKGSLSNFSFREYKRLTREIVAGFSRLPVILVEKPKVGIVGEILIKFHPDANNHIIDMIEAEGGEAVMPDFLDFIFYCVYNPIYKAEQFGKSKRLGYINPMLISYLEIYRKPVKVALEQAGLSKGRENIYGLAEKASRLVSVGNQMGEGWFLTAEMMDLLDNGVNNIACIQPFACLPNHITGRGMIKGLKELYSGANIVAIDYDAGVSVVNQANRIKLMMSIASGLAAGTQPSADDLAQLVPVMAGGVGCQG